Within Myceligenerans xiligouense, the genomic segment AGATCAGGTGGGCGAAGACGTATGGCTCGCCGTCCTGGTGCAGTTCGTTCGGGGAGGACACGGCTTCATGACCATCTTCCTCGACCTGCAGTTTGACCAGGTGGACGCCAACGTAAAGCGGCCAGACTGCGTCGTGCTCGCTCCAATAGGTTTGCGCGAAGTCGAACTGGATAATGTCGAGCAGGAGTCGATTGTTGCATATCCCAACGCTAATTGCGGGAAAGTTTCGCGTGACCCCGGCGTGTTCAGGATTATTGTCCCCTTGGTAGTAGCCATTCACCCCCTCGCGGACCTGGCTTTCCGTGGCAGGCATCCAGAAGAGATCCTTGGACCAGGGGAGAAAGACGGCGCGCGCGTAGCGGCGGTAGCGGCCAGAGTTGGGTGCGTAAGGGTCCTCCGGAAGATCCCTGCAGGCCGCTCTGAGTGCTTTAAAATTAGCGCTCATCTCGTCAATTCTAAAATGAGCTGCAAGATTCCAGCGATCATATCCTTGACGAAAGAGGGGTGAGTCACATGGGGAGGTAGGTGGCATAACAGGACATTCTGCAG encodes:
- a CDS encoding 2OG-Fe dioxygenase family protein, whose amino-acid sequence is MSANFKALRAACRDLPEDPYAPNSGRYRRYARAVFLPWSKDLFWMPATESQVREGVNGYYQGDNNPEHAGVTRNFPAISVGICNNRLLLDIIQFDFAQTYWSEHDAVWPLYVGVHLVKLQVEEDGHEAVSSPNELHQDGEPYVFAHLIYRHNAEGGTNLIATPGYRGKQPEDVPPADRLAEFQMTRPLDTYAVTDDLVSHYVGPIRKGGAPVPGERAILLVDWVPMRHRI